From the Lathyrus oleraceus cultivar Zhongwan6 chromosome 4, CAAS_Psat_ZW6_1.0, whole genome shotgun sequence genome, one window contains:
- the LOC127137289 gene encoding uncharacterized protein LOC127137289, with the protein MHFEFPDEDIMLISDCNIPDPEEGPEPGSHRTLVFDGASNAHYNGIGEIITSPTSFHLPFTARLCFECTNNMEEYKACIFGIEASIELRIKILEVYGDSTLVISQVKGDLDTRDHKLIPYQEHVSKLVPYFDTPREENQLADALETLASMFKVKWKNEAPSFHLIYLDEPGHCLAAEDEADSYPWFYDILIFLEC; encoded by the coding sequence ATGCATTTTGAATTtcccgatgaagatatcatgttAATCAGTGATTGTAACATCCCCGACCCTGAAGAAGGACCTGAACCTGGGTCCCACCGAACCttggtttttgatggagcttctaacgCTCACTACAATGGCATTGGGGAAATTATCACCTCCCCAACTAGTTTTCACCTCCCCTTCACCGCAAGGTTGTGTTTTGAATGTACGAACAATATGGAGGAGTACAAGGCTTGTATCTTCGGTATTGAAGCTTCTATTGAACTCAGGATCAAAATCCTTGAAGTTTACGGAGATTCAACTTTAGTAATTAGCCAAGTTAAAGGAGATTTGGATACTAGAGATCATAAGCTCATCCCTTACCAGGAGCATGTTTCGAAACTAGTCCCTTACTTTGATACCCCTCGAGAGGAAAATCAGCTAGCTGACGCCTTGGAAACTTTGGCGTCCATGTTTAAGGTCAAGTGGAAGAATGAAGCGCCATCCTTTCACCTCATCTACTTGGACGAGCCTGGTCACTGTTTGGCAGCTGAAGACGAAGCCGACAGTTatccttggttctatgacatcTTGATATTTCTAGAATGCTAA